One genomic region from Gossypium hirsutum isolate 1008001.06 chromosome D13, Gossypium_hirsutum_v2.1, whole genome shotgun sequence encodes:
- the LOC107932092 gene encoding DNA repair protein recA homolog 3, mitochondrial, with product MARFLRNISHLKHSFHAPQICRGGVLGSYSQLCNFSSKGRRKSKSDGSDSGEENMSKKDLALKQALDQITSSFGKGSIMWLGRSESPRNVPVVSTGSFALDVALGIGGLPKGRVVEIYGPEASGKTTLALHVIAEAQKQGGYCVFVDAEHALDPALAETIGVNTENLLLSQPDCGEQALSLVDTLIRSGSVDVVVVDSVAALVPKGELDGEMGDAHMAMQARLMSQALRKLSHSLSLSQTILIFINQARSKLSTFGFGGPTEVTCGGNALKFYASVRLNIRRTGLVKKGEETIGSQVLVKVVKNKHAPPFKNAEFELEFGKGICREGEIINLATKHKFVTKAGSFYTFNDQKIHGKEAFKNFLVQNESAREELATKLREKLLEVENEKERQGDISDGDASEEIISTDTTDEEAVTAIEA from the exons ATGGCGAGGTTTCTTCGAAATATTTCTCATTTGAAACATTCTTTCCATGCTCCACAG ATATGTAGAGGAGGGGTATTAGGGTCATATTCACAGCTATGTAACTTTTCTTCTAAAG GTAGGAGGAAATCCAAGTCAGATGGAAGTGATTCCGGTGAGGAGAATATGTCGAAGAAAGATTTAGCTCTAAAGCAAGCCCTGGATCAGATTACTAGTTCTTTTGGAAAAGGATCTATTATGTGGCTTGGTCGTTCTGAGTCTCCTCGAAATGTTCCGGTAGTTTCCACCGGTTCTTTTGCTTTGGACGTAGCACTTGGCATCGGTGGCCTTCCGAAG GGCCGTGTCGTGGAGATATATGGACCAGAGGCTTCTGGGAAAACAACACTCGCACTACATGTAATTGCTGAAGCACAGAAACAAGGAG GTTATTGTGTTTTTGTTGATGCTGAGCATGCTCTTGATCCAGCTCTAGCTGAGACAATTGGAGTAAACACTGAGAATTTACTTCTTTCGCAACCAGATTGTGGAGAACAAGCTCTTAGTCTTGTAGACACCCTTATACGGAGTGGATCTGTTgatgttgttgttgttgacagt GTAGCTGCTCTAGTGCCTAAAGGTGAGCTTGATGGTGAGATGGGTGATGCTCATATGGCAATGCAAGCTAGACTGATGAGCCAGGCTCTTCGTAAATTGAGTCATTCCCTATCATTGTCACAAActatattgatttttataaatcaG GCGAGGTCAAAACTTTCAACTTTTGGATTTGGCGGGCCAACCGAAGTTACATGCGGTGGTAATGCCTTAAAGTTCTATGCTTCAGTTCGTCTAAATATTCGGAGAACTGGGCTTGTCAAGAAAGGAGAAGAG ACTATTGGAAGTCAAGTTCTCGTGAAGGTTGTGAAGAACAAGCACGCTCCGCCGTTTAAGAATGCTGAATTCGAGCTTGAGTTTGGAAAGGGAATCTGCCGGGAAGGGGAGATCATAAATTTGGCGACGAAACACAAATTTGTTACAAAGGCTGGCTCATTCTACACTTTCAATGACCAGAAAATCCATGGCAAGGAAGCCTTCAAAAACTTTTTGGTTCAAAACGAAAGTGCACGGGAAGAACTCGCTACGAAACTTAGAGAAAAGCTACTTGAAGTCGAGAACGAAAAGGAACGACAGGGTGATATCTCTGATGGGGATGCATCAGAAGAAATAATTTCAACTGATACTACTGATGAAGAAGCTGTTACTGCCATTGAAGCTTAA
- the LOC107932015 gene encoding cytokinin dehydrogenase 3-like (The RefSeq protein has 1 substitution compared to this genomic sequence), translated as MVMSFQFPAYFTAIFIITRVMSIMKISKPLDVHHKDIRAVDLATKLSVDPSAIESASRDFGGIVKAEPEAVLHPSAPQDIAALIKFSYSSSVPFGIAAKGHGHSARGQAMAENGVVVDMRSMANNRRNGTGIRVSIDRLYADVGGEQLWIDVLNATLEYGLAPVSWTDYLYLTVGGTLSNAGISGQTFRYGPQISNVLEMDVITGKADFLTCSPRMNSELFYAVLGGLGQFGIITRARIPLQPAPKGVKWVRLLYDDFSSFTKDQELLISKNGRKDKSALDYLEGSLLMDQGSPDNWRSSFFPHKDHPKIISLITKHGIIYCLEIVKHYDDRTKHTVDKEMKQVLQGLNYMPGFMFGKDVGYEEFLNRVRSGELKLKSQGLWDVPHPWLNLFIPKSQISDFNNGVFRDIVLERNITTGPVLVYPMNRQKRDDRMSAVIPDEEIFYTVGFLHSSGFDTWEAFEDQNKDIMRFCNKTGILVKQYLPHYSTKEEWVHHFGSKWKVFQHRKYQFDPRMLLSPGQRIFNNN; from the exons atggTGATGAGTTTTCAATTTCCAGCTTATTTCACAGCTATATTCATTATAACCCGTGTGATGTCCATCATGAAGATATCAAAGCCGTTAGATGTCCATCACAAGGATATCAGAGCCGTTGATCTTGCAACCAAGCTCTCCGTCGACCCTTCCGCCATCGAATCAGCCTCTCGAGACTTCGGCGGGATCGTAAAAGCCGAACCCGAAGCAGTTCTTCACCCTTCAGCACCACAAGACATTGCTGCGCTCATAAAATTCAGCTACTCCAGTTCAGTTCCTTTTGGTATAGCAGCCAAAGGGCACGGTCATTCTGCCAGGGGTCAAGCGATGGCAGAAAACGGGGTCGTGGTGGACATGAGATCGATGGCGAACAATCGTCGGAACGGAACCGGAATCCGGGTCTCGATCGACAGGCTTTACGCCGATGTCGGCGGCGAACAGCTTTGGATCGACGTGTTGAATGCGACATTGGAATACGGACTTGCACCCGTTTCTTGGACCGATTATTTGTACTTAACCGTCGGCGGAACGCTCTCCAATGCTGGAATCAGTGGACAAACTTTTCGTTATGGTCCTCAGATCAGTAATGTTCTTGAAATGGATGTTATAACAG gGAAAGCCGATTTTTTGACATGCTCGCCGAGGATGAATTCAGAGCTTTTTTATGCTGTTCTTGGAGGTTTAGGACAATTTGGAATAATAACCAGAGCAAGAATTCCACTTCAACCAGCACCGAAAGGG gTAAAATGGGTTCGACTACTGTACGATGATTTTTCATCATTCACCAAAGATCAAGAGCTTTTAATCTcgaaaaatggaagaaaagatAAAAGTGCATTGGATTATTTAGAAGGTTCATTGCTTATGGATCAAGGCTCACCAGATAACTGGAGATCGTCTTTTTTTCCACATAAAGATCATCCCAAAATAATCTCATTGATAACCAAACATGGAATCATATACTGTCTTGAAATCGTTAAGCATTATGATGATCGAACAAAACACACAGTCGACAAG GAGATGAAACAGGTTCTGCAAGGTTTGAATTACATGCCTGGATTTATGTTTGGAAAAGATGTTGGGTATGAAGAGTTTTTGAATAGGGTTCGAAGTGGGGAACTGAAGCTTAAATCACAAGGATTATGGGATGTTCCACATCCATGGTTGAATCTTTTTATACCTAAATCTCAGATATCGGATTTCAACAATGGTGTTTTTAGAGACATTGTTCTTGAACGGAATATTACTACAGGACCTGTCCTCGTTTATCCTATGAACAGACAAAA GTGGGATGATAGGATGTCAGCTGTAATACCAGATGAAGAAATATTCTACACAGTGGGTTTTTTACATTCAAGTGGATTTGATACCTGGGAAGCTTTTGAAGACCAAAATAAAGACATAATGAGGTTTTGTAATAAAACTGGAATTTTGGTTAAGCAATACCTTCCTCATTACAGTACTAAAGAAGAATGGGTTCATCATTTTGGCTCAAAATGGAAGGTTTTTCAACACAGAAAATATCAATTTGATCCAAGAATGTTGTTGTCACCAGGCCAGAgaattttcaataataattaa